A region from the Sutcliffiella horikoshii genome encodes:
- a CDS encoding M20/M25/M40 family metallo-hydrolase → MKKILLVTTLIWMVAVSAVSAANGASLVHNTGSLSYKHTQYLSETIGARVAASDEEAEARAYIKGQFEKMGYETNVQDFSYTRRGASYDSANVVAFKPGKSEKVLVVGAHYDSVEAGKGSDDNASGVAVMLEAAEVLKKIPTPYSIVFVAFGAEEVGLQGSNYFVSQMSAEDIENTVGVINLDSLAVGDYMYVHGSLGKEGFLRDQALAIADKKKLDLRINRGLNPDYPAGTTGDWSDHAPFKEAGIPYAYFESTNWEIGDLDGYEQTEEYGGIWHTENDTLEFIQQAYPGRLEERLYTYSTVLIDLLKFTGKTSTAKK, encoded by the coding sequence ATGAAGAAGATACTATTAGTAACTACATTAATATGGATGGTGGCAGTGTCAGCGGTTTCCGCGGCCAATGGAGCTTCTTTGGTACATAACACAGGATCACTTTCCTACAAGCATACACAATACTTGTCTGAAACAATTGGAGCCCGTGTAGCTGCTTCAGATGAAGAAGCCGAGGCAAGGGCTTATATAAAAGGCCAATTCGAAAAGATGGGGTATGAAACGAATGTACAGGATTTTTCTTATACACGCAGAGGAGCATCGTACGATTCTGCCAATGTCGTGGCATTTAAACCAGGTAAAAGCGAGAAAGTATTAGTAGTTGGAGCTCACTATGACTCAGTGGAAGCAGGGAAAGGTTCGGATGATAATGCTTCTGGTGTTGCGGTGATGCTTGAGGCGGCTGAAGTGCTGAAAAAGATCCCAACACCATACAGTATCGTGTTTGTGGCATTTGGAGCGGAGGAAGTCGGTCTGCAAGGGTCGAACTACTTTGTGAGTCAGATGAGTGCGGAAGATATAGAGAATACCGTCGGAGTGATTAACTTGGACAGCTTGGCAGTTGGGGATTATATGTATGTACATGGAAGTCTTGGCAAGGAAGGATTCTTGCGTGATCAGGCCCTTGCGATTGCTGATAAGAAGAAATTGGACCTTCGTATTAACAGAGGATTAAATCCTGATTACCCTGCTGGAACAACCGGGGATTGGAGCGACCATGCACCTTTTAAAGAAGCAGGAATCCCATATGCTTATTTTGAATCAACAAACTGGGAGATTGGGGACTTGGATGGATATGAGCAAACGGAAGAGTATGGCGGAATTTGGCATACTGAGAACGACACATTGGAGTTTATCCAACAGGCTTATCCTGGTAGATTGGAAGAGAGATTATACACATACTCCACTGTCCTGATTGACTTGTTGAAGTTCACGGGTAAAACGAGTACAGCGAAAAAATAA
- a CDS encoding GTP-binding protein, which translates to MTQENKFISKTYFETFMLDVETKHPVQVLGEAFLAEQNNEVSDLSFIRFAQGEVYFHSKDYESAIYKWENVHNELEPWAKKNIADAYYDLGMLVEAEDIYAKINTDNKTLKIEVALQLFTLYIQREKLENAYKNIKKAIAIDPDYPHVTQTARTFYEEQEDSQHAVELAVNEAMRTGSEAWYDCLKNYIEAGYTREFTPDYFQEVLLKLLEINQRKFEEITATLWNSYENHPMYLDWVKTANHLFMALDRDSEASWTKVEELHQRTYLSLIEGEYLIKELQGIVPDLLGNWLKVSNRSKSLFASAAVMSWNEVFPTALPAHVLADAENRIFHYEHDSIQLSYTVELFKTLINWAKDNHLEVAHQKKWLFSHLSNLNRKNLVVTGTVQNGKTSFINSIIGEKLLGDETVPVFVSSDGDIAEMNEISTTGTSALGDISEHKSESLIDLKWPSQFLEDEEYSLISTPEFSVDAIENNETMKYIPLSDGLLYILDAQTPFTEDELKVLVKIKERAPEVPVHFVINKMDTAFHEAEAAQIVEEAKHRINEFFPDARVFPYSSLRSASKQHQGLATFMEANFKLRAKAVEERRATKLLQLIRSTLTELLDSRIAMEDNLTNTVEFNEDILSRLSGFINHLHDAESEKIRSITENYRAVTIEMKREATKTIPRLLRECSSYVKEDSNFKTLHLELNERMNETLRTYMHSDLLPRLRQELQLWLDTSNRELIDSQEYLQEMSGTFNGLYKEEKMHLNCDFKVMEDWRRDINRILSRVEVEKENILNRPNTTQYLLKGAGRLFGSLQQSNQLLFTQYKKYIENERFTDVAQSVVDKFFLEFDLFEKALKADINMFYEAPFTELNKTVEDTEHAIHNANKKLEQMKASPERYYDPLKLFEARLLQYEFMVKACEENEMLPTY; encoded by the coding sequence ATGACACAGGAAAACAAATTTATCAGCAAGACGTATTTTGAAACATTTATGCTGGATGTGGAGACGAAGCATCCTGTACAAGTGCTTGGAGAAGCCTTCCTGGCAGAGCAGAACAACGAGGTGTCAGATCTTTCGTTTATTCGGTTTGCGCAAGGAGAAGTATATTTTCATAGCAAAGATTACGAGAGCGCCATTTACAAATGGGAGAATGTTCACAATGAATTGGAACCCTGGGCGAAGAAAAACATTGCAGATGCTTACTATGATTTAGGAATGTTAGTAGAGGCGGAAGATATTTACGCTAAAATTAATACAGATAATAAAACGCTAAAAATAGAAGTGGCCCTTCAGCTATTCACATTATATATTCAACGTGAAAAATTGGAGAATGCCTATAAAAATATTAAAAAAGCAATTGCGATCGATCCGGATTATCCGCATGTCACACAAACTGCCCGAACTTTTTATGAAGAGCAAGAAGACAGTCAACATGCGGTGGAGTTGGCTGTAAATGAGGCAATGAGAACCGGTTCAGAAGCATGGTACGATTGCTTGAAAAATTATATAGAAGCTGGTTATACAAGAGAATTCACTCCTGATTATTTTCAAGAAGTTCTGTTAAAATTGCTCGAGATTAATCAACGGAAATTTGAAGAAATCACAGCAACGTTATGGAACAGTTACGAAAATCATCCAATGTATTTAGATTGGGTGAAGACGGCAAACCATCTATTCATGGCTTTGGACAGAGATTCGGAGGCCTCTTGGACAAAAGTAGAGGAGTTGCACCAACGAACCTATTTATCTCTTATCGAGGGAGAATACTTGATCAAAGAACTGCAAGGCATTGTACCGGATCTACTTGGAAACTGGCTGAAGGTATCCAACAGATCTAAATCCCTGTTTGCTTCAGCAGCGGTTATGTCCTGGAATGAAGTATTCCCAACAGCATTACCTGCACATGTGTTAGCGGATGCAGAAAACAGAATTTTCCACTATGAGCATGACAGCATCCAGTTAAGTTATACGGTCGAGTTGTTCAAAACACTAATCAATTGGGCGAAGGACAACCATCTTGAAGTGGCACATCAAAAGAAATGGCTATTCTCGCATCTTAGCAACCTAAACCGAAAGAATTTAGTTGTGACAGGTACCGTTCAAAATGGGAAGACTTCCTTCATCAATTCCATTATTGGTGAAAAGCTTCTTGGAGATGAAACGGTTCCGGTATTTGTCTCTTCTGACGGTGATATTGCGGAGATGAATGAGATTTCCACTACGGGCACTTCTGCGTTAGGGGACATAAGTGAGCATAAATCTGAGTCGTTAATCGATCTTAAATGGCCATCTCAGTTCCTTGAAGACGAGGAGTACTCCCTGATCAGCACACCGGAATTCAGCGTAGACGCGATTGAAAACAACGAAACGATGAAATATATCCCGTTATCAGACGGACTGTTATACATTTTAGATGCGCAAACACCTTTTACAGAAGATGAACTGAAAGTATTGGTGAAAATAAAAGAGCGCGCGCCGGAAGTGCCGGTACACTTTGTCATCAATAAAATGGATACTGCCTTCCACGAAGCAGAAGCAGCGCAGATTGTGGAAGAAGCAAAACACCGCATTAACGAATTCTTCCCGGATGCGAGAGTATTCCCTTACTCTTCCCTCCGTTCTGCAAGCAAGCAGCACCAAGGGTTGGCAACCTTCATGGAAGCCAATTTCAAGCTGCGTGCAAAAGCAGTGGAAGAACGCCGTGCTACCAAGCTGTTGCAACTGATTCGTTCTACCTTAACCGAATTGCTGGACAGCCGCATTGCGATGGAAGATAACCTGACCAACACGGTAGAATTCAATGAAGATATTCTAAGCAGACTTAGTGGTTTCATTAATCACCTGCATGATGCGGAATCAGAAAAGATTCGCAGTATCACAGAAAATTACCGTGCTGTGACGATCGAAATGAAACGAGAAGCAACAAAAACGATTCCTCGTCTGCTTAGAGAGTGCTCTAGCTATGTGAAGGAAGACAGCAACTTTAAAACATTGCATCTCGAGCTGAATGAGCGCATGAATGAGACACTCAGGACTTATATGCATTCCGACCTGTTGCCTCGTTTGCGCCAGGAGCTTCAACTATGGCTGGACACATCCAACCGTGAACTGATTGACAGCCAAGAGTACTTGCAAGAAATGAGTGGAACTTTCAACGGTCTTTACAAAGAAGAGAAAATGCACCTGAACTGTGACTTTAAGGTCATGGAAGACTGGCGTCGTGACATTAACAGAATTTTAAGCAGAGTGGAAGTGGAAAAGGAAAACATCCTCAACCGCCCGAACACCACTCAATACTTGCTAAAAGGTGCAGGACGCCTGTTCGGATCCTTGCAGCAAAGCAACCAACTGCTGTTCACTCAATATAAGAAATACATTGAAAACGAACGCTTCACAGATGTGGCACAGTCCGTCGTGGATAAGTTCTTCCTAGAATTCGACCTGTTTGAAAAGGCCCTAAAAGCCGATATCAACATGTTCTACGAAGCACCATTCACAGAACTGAACAAAACAGTGGAAGACACAGAACACGCCATCCACAACGCCAACAAAAAACTAGAACAAATGAAAGCAAGCCCAGAACGCTACTACGACCCACTGAAACTATTCGAAGCACGCCTACTCCAATACGAATTCATGGTCAAAGCATGCGAAGAAAACGAAATGTTGCCAACGTATTAA